The proteins below are encoded in one region of Myxococcales bacterium:
- a CDS encoding proline dehydrogenase family protein, translating to MVLFYSTAPARREAELEEAIASLAELLWRASAHSFPGAGKASALQDHLMQWAMKDPAFKTDLFRFVDVLPSLQTPQMLSEHLREYLLSDGRSAPWAIDKLLRLASKESVSSVSIGQIRKQVQGMAKRFIAGTNLQDARKTLSVLAEKGLLSTLDLLGEMAVSEKEAEQYQASYLVLLEELRVQAAAWPFQEGLLRNHKTILPAAQLSLKLSTLYSQFDPAAMKESVERCYERLAVVAAKAREYDIGLNIDIEQFDKHEFAFQVFEKIAKDPAFCDWPHLGIVVQAYLRTSEQDVERLLSLVKGRGAPVGVRLVKGAYWDYETLLAEQRDWPCPVFGSKEHTDANYEKLTRLLLESNEWLWPAFASHNLRSLAHAMCVAEAMALPKESYELQMLYGMAGGECQELIKRGHRVRLYVPVGELIAGMAYLVRRLLENTSNEGFLKQTKENAESLKKLLTKPTAENQPMPSSSKMVFDDVTGSFSNCPLSDFSKAETRDAFMRALEQEKKTFPCEVPICVGGEKLLSQKQVVKRYCPSDHSLHVATVHYATADDVNRALDIAQSHTARWRTTSVEHRAKLLLDLARLMNERRYRLAARICFEIGKPWHEADADVAEGIDFCGYYARMAMQELAPRRITSPPGEDNTLKYEGRGVAVVIAPWNFPLAILCGMSTAALVAGNTLIMKAAEQSSAVGYALLELMHEAGFPTGVVQFLPGLGQDLGPALVSDRRVSTIAFTGSREVGVAIAGQASKIQAGQHQLKRVVCEMGGKNAIIVDDDADLDEAVLGVVHSAFDFAGQKCSACSRVIVLNGIYDLFVERLREAVRSLVWARRTSRFIVWVL from the coding sequence ATGGTGTTGTTCTACTCAACTGCGCCAGCTCGACGTGAAGCTGAGCTCGAAGAAGCCATTGCTTCGTTGGCAGAGCTCTTGTGGCGCGCCTCAGCACATTCTTTTCCCGGCGCGGGAAAGGCAAGTGCGCTTCAGGATCATCTGATGCAGTGGGCGATGAAGGATCCGGCGTTTAAAACTGATCTTTTTCGTTTTGTTGATGTGTTGCCGTCACTGCAAACGCCTCAGATGCTAAGTGAGCACCTTCGCGAGTACCTGCTTTCTGACGGTCGGTCGGCGCCGTGGGCTATTGATAAGTTGCTACGGTTGGCCTCGAAGGAAAGTGTATCAAGCGTTTCGATTGGACAGATTCGCAAGCAAGTGCAGGGCATGGCCAAACGTTTTATCGCGGGTACAAACCTTCAAGATGCGCGAAAAACTCTGTCTGTTTTGGCTGAAAAAGGCTTGCTTAGCACTCTGGATTTGCTTGGTGAGATGGCGGTGAGCGAAAAAGAAGCGGAGCAGTACCAAGCGAGTTATTTGGTTCTTTTAGAGGAGTTGCGGGTGCAGGCAGCGGCTTGGCCCTTTCAAGAGGGCTTGCTTCGCAATCACAAAACCATACTTCCAGCAGCTCAGCTTAGTCTTAAGCTTTCGACTTTGTATTCCCAGTTTGATCCAGCAGCCATGAAGGAATCGGTAGAGCGCTGCTATGAGCGGCTTGCAGTGGTTGCGGCCAAGGCGCGCGAATATGACATCGGCCTTAACATTGATATTGAGCAGTTTGATAAGCATGAGTTCGCCTTTCAGGTGTTTGAAAAAATTGCTAAGGATCCTGCGTTCTGTGATTGGCCTCATCTCGGTATTGTCGTTCAGGCCTATTTGAGAACTTCGGAGCAGGACGTCGAGCGGCTGCTCAGTCTCGTCAAAGGTCGCGGAGCCCCCGTTGGGGTGCGTTTAGTCAAAGGGGCGTATTGGGACTACGAAACCTTGCTGGCTGAGCAACGTGACTGGCCTTGCCCGGTCTTTGGCAGCAAAGAGCACACTGATGCGAACTACGAGAAACTAACTCGTTTATTGCTTGAATCGAATGAATGGCTTTGGCCGGCTTTTGCTAGCCATAACCTTCGCTCTCTCGCGCATGCCATGTGCGTGGCTGAAGCGATGGCTTTGCCCAAAGAGAGTTATGAGTTGCAGATGCTCTATGGTATGGCTGGGGGCGAATGCCAGGAACTTATTAAGCGTGGCCATCGTGTCCGTCTTTATGTTCCCGTGGGCGAGCTCATTGCTGGCATGGCTTATCTGGTGCGCCGTCTGCTTGAGAACACTTCCAATGAAGGTTTTTTGAAGCAAACGAAGGAAAATGCTGAGTCTCTAAAAAAGTTATTAACAAAACCAACTGCTGAAAACCAACCCATGCCTTCTTCGTCCAAGATGGTTTTTGATGACGTGACAGGATCGTTTTCAAACTGTCCGCTGAGTGATTTTTCAAAAGCTGAAACGCGGGATGCTTTTATGCGTGCTCTTGAACAGGAGAAAAAAACCTTTCCTTGTGAAGTGCCAATATGTGTTGGTGGCGAAAAGCTGCTGTCGCAAAAGCAAGTCGTGAAACGTTATTGTCCGAGCGATCATAGTTTGCACGTTGCGACAGTGCATTATGCAACTGCCGATGATGTAAACAGGGCTTTGGATATTGCCCAGAGTCATACTGCCCGATGGCGCACGACTTCCGTGGAGCACCGGGCCAAGTTGCTATTAGATCTTGCTCGCTTGATGAATGAGCGGCGCTACCGTCTGGCTGCCCGTATTTGTTTCGAGATCGGAAAACCTTGGCATGAAGCCGATGCTGATGTTGCAGAGGGCATTGATTTTTGTGGCTACTATGCGCGCATGGCCATGCAGGAACTCGCCCCGCGACGAATCACAAGTCCTCCAGGTGAAGATAATACCTTGAAGTATGAAGGACGTGGCGTAGCTGTGGTGATTGCGCCTTGGAATTTCCCGTTGGCTATTTTGTGCGGAATGAGCACTGCCGCGCTTGTTGCAGGCAATACCTTGATCATGAAAGCCGCGGAGCAATCGAGCGCGGTGGGCTATGCGTTGTTGGAGTTGATGCACGAAGCGGGCTTTCCTACTGGTGTGGTGCAATTTTTGCCTGGCCTTGGACAAGACCTCGGGCCTGCGCTGGTTAGTGATAGGCGTGTATCGACTATCGCTTTTACGGGTAGTCGCGAGGTGGGTGTTGCCATTGCAGGGCAAGCTTCAAAGATCCAAGCAGGGCAGCATCAGCTCAAACGCGTGGTGTGCGAGATGGGTGGTAAAAATGCAATCATCGTTGATGACGATGCAGACCTGGATGAAGCTGTGCTTGGCGTTGTTCACAGTGCTTTTGATTTTGCGGGTCAAAAATGTTCGGCTTGCAGTCGGGTGATTGTGCTCAATGGTATCTATGATCTGTTTGTCGAGCGTCTAAGAGAAGCAGTGCGTTCCTTGGTGTGGGCGCGGCGAACGAGCCGCTTCATCGTGTGGGTCCTGTGA
- a CDS encoding aldehyde dehydrogenase family protein, with the protein MALLDGFGSELRVLAQAEVHEGGYFIAPTLVEVQNPKHEIMQSELFAPILALIRAADFADALRIANDSDYALTGAVYSRLPSHLELARREFRVGNLYLNRGCTGAYVNRQPFGGFGMSGTGPKAGGPGYLLQFADARVVTENTVRRGFAPEN; encoded by the coding sequence TTGGCCTTGCTTGATGGCTTTGGCTCTGAGCTTAGGGTGCTGGCGCAAGCAGAAGTTCATGAAGGTGGCTATTTCATTGCACCGACCCTAGTTGAAGTGCAAAACCCGAAACACGAGATCATGCAAAGCGAGCTTTTTGCTCCGATTCTCGCACTAATACGTGCTGCTGATTTTGCCGATGCACTCAGAATCGCAAATGATTCGGACTATGCGCTCACGGGCGCTGTTTATTCGCGACTGCCATCGCATCTGGAACTGGCACGGCGTGAGTTTCGTGTCGGCAACCTTTATCTCAATCGTGGTTGCACAGGTGCGTATGTAAACCGGCAGCCTTTCGGTGGATTTGGCATGAGCGGTACCGGACCGAAAGCGGGCGGGCCGGGTTATCTACTGCAATTTGCGGATGCAAGAGTGGTCACAGAAAATACAGTGCGCCGAGGCTTTGCGCCCGAAAATTGA
- a CDS encoding cation-transporting P-type ATPase: protein MPATLRLQFMEEIQKQIDKRWHAMTASEVIQYWESDQVNGLSSQEIQKRLEQFGHNSLPKTSKPTALLQLASQFANPLVGALLLAAVVAFGVALSEDPESASWLSRFGDTIAILLIVALNALLGFVQERKAEAALDSLQKMAAPNARVIRNAKLQIVPAFELVPGDIVELEAGDAVPADMRLIQRSEFSVEEAALTGESVPVEKKADLLLANETPLAERANLVFMGTISTRGHARGIVAHTGRFTELGSIGVLIQSVKREQTPLEHRLAQFGKFILFACLLISVGLFTIGILRGHNDWTSLLLTAVSLAVAAIPEGLPAITTITLALGMQRMAQRGALIRKLPAVETLGSATIICSDKTGTLTQNAMTVQHIENAEGAFNVTGVGYSPTGHLEQNGKALEKTTGSLEKLVESAVLCTTANVQEKDGEWKTIGDPTEGALLTLGHKLGIEKSALLEHRRLVKSFPFDSDRKMMSVVLEHDGKSQVYSKGSPDVLLARCSHILVGQQIQTLDEKTRAKFITHNEELSSRAYRVLALARRDAAGTVDSAEQAETDLTFLGLVAMMDPPREEATEAVHACHQAGIRTAMITGDHKLTAIAIARELGMWTDDSIALTGTEIDDLEDQRLESILKRTSVFARVTAEQKLRIVRALKNTGQVVAMTGDGVNDAPALREAQIGVAMGQSGTDVAREAAEMVLKDDNFASIVEAVKQGRAIYQNIQKSIFFLLSSNAGLVIAVIVGSFFPWPQFTPLQLLWINLVTNGLPALALGVDPPQRKQMKEKPRPSSASLLGLHESAGILFIGLFMGISALGIFLIPDFYPSFWRDITPSEQLERARSMAFTLLAIAPLFHAFNCRSTRNSIFSVGLFQNVLLWVAVLASAAVHLVAIFLPVLHPVFKSHLLDLNEWLVVLVLSFLTIPVFELFKLVALAMKK, encoded by the coding sequence TTGCCTGCTACACTCCGCCTTCAGTTCATGGAAGAAATACAAAAACAGATCGATAAACGCTGGCATGCCATGACGGCCAGCGAAGTTATTCAATACTGGGAAAGTGATCAGGTTAATGGCCTTAGTAGTCAAGAGATACAAAAGCGCCTGGAGCAGTTCGGTCACAATAGCTTGCCCAAAACTTCAAAACCGACTGCACTCCTACAACTTGCTTCGCAATTTGCCAATCCGCTGGTAGGGGCGCTGCTTTTAGCAGCAGTGGTCGCTTTTGGAGTCGCCCTTAGCGAAGATCCTGAAAGCGCATCGTGGTTGTCTCGTTTTGGCGACACCATAGCGATTCTTCTTATCGTGGCACTAAACGCACTACTCGGCTTCGTGCAAGAGCGCAAAGCAGAGGCCGCCCTTGACTCATTGCAAAAGATGGCTGCACCCAATGCGCGCGTGATTCGCAATGCAAAGCTGCAAATTGTTCCAGCCTTCGAACTCGTACCCGGGGACATTGTTGAACTTGAGGCCGGTGACGCAGTGCCTGCTGACATGCGCCTGATTCAAAGAAGCGAATTTTCAGTCGAAGAAGCAGCACTCACTGGCGAATCCGTTCCGGTCGAAAAAAAGGCAGATCTTTTACTTGCGAATGAAACCCCGCTTGCTGAACGTGCCAACTTGGTTTTCATGGGTACCATCAGCACACGAGGCCATGCCCGAGGCATTGTCGCCCATACCGGTCGTTTTACTGAACTTGGCAGCATCGGCGTGCTCATCCAATCTGTGAAACGGGAACAAACCCCGCTTGAACACCGCCTTGCCCAGTTTGGTAAATTCATTCTTTTTGCTTGTCTCTTAATCAGTGTCGGATTGTTTACGATTGGAATCCTACGTGGACACAATGATTGGACGAGTTTACTGCTCACCGCGGTAAGCCTAGCTGTAGCTGCCATCCCAGAAGGGCTACCTGCTATCACAACCATTACCCTGGCCCTTGGTATGCAGCGCATGGCCCAGCGCGGCGCCTTGATTCGCAAGCTGCCTGCGGTTGAAACCCTAGGCTCGGCCACCATCATCTGCAGCGACAAGACTGGCACCCTGACGCAAAACGCCATGACGGTTCAACACATTGAAAACGCCGAAGGTGCTTTCAATGTAACCGGCGTTGGCTACTCCCCCACCGGGCACCTGGAGCAAAACGGCAAGGCCCTAGAAAAAACCACCGGAAGCCTAGAAAAACTCGTCGAATCAGCCGTCCTGTGCACCACAGCAAACGTCCAAGAAAAAGACGGCGAATGGAAAACCATCGGGGATCCCACCGAAGGCGCACTCTTAACGCTGGGCCACAAGCTAGGCATTGAAAAGAGTGCACTACTAGAGCATAGGCGTCTCGTAAAAAGCTTTCCTTTTGATAGCGACCGAAAAATGATGTCGGTTGTTCTGGAGCACGATGGAAAAAGTCAGGTGTACAGCAAAGGCTCTCCCGATGTCCTGCTTGCTCGATGCTCACACATTCTCGTAGGGCAGCAAATTCAAACGCTTGATGAAAAGACTCGCGCGAAATTCATCACCCACAACGAAGAACTATCTTCCCGTGCCTATCGTGTCTTAGCTCTTGCACGGCGCGATGCCGCCGGCACAGTGGACTCCGCCGAACAAGCCGAAACCGATCTCACCTTTCTCGGATTGGTGGCCATGATGGACCCACCAAGAGAAGAAGCCACCGAAGCCGTTCACGCCTGCCATCAAGCCGGCATTCGCACCGCCATGATCACCGGCGATCATAAACTCACTGCCATAGCCATTGCACGTGAGCTTGGCATGTGGACCGATGATTCAATTGCCCTAACAGGAACCGAAATCGATGATCTCGAAGATCAGCGATTGGAGTCAATTTTGAAGAGAACTTCGGTTTTTGCCAGAGTCACGGCTGAACAGAAACTTCGCATCGTACGTGCACTCAAAAACACAGGCCAAGTCGTCGCAATGACCGGTGATGGTGTCAATGATGCTCCCGCTTTACGGGAGGCTCAAATCGGCGTGGCCATGGGGCAAAGCGGAACTGACGTAGCGCGCGAAGCAGCAGAGATGGTTCTCAAAGACGATAACTTTGCCTCTATCGTTGAAGCAGTAAAGCAAGGCCGCGCGATTTATCAGAATATCCAGAAATCTATTTTCTTCTTGCTGAGTTCCAACGCAGGACTAGTCATTGCCGTTATCGTCGGCTCATTCTTTCCATGGCCCCAATTCACCCCCTTGCAGCTTCTATGGATCAACTTAGTTACCAACGGCTTGCCAGCACTTGCTTTGGGAGTCGATCCACCACAACGCAAACAAATGAAAGAAAAACCTCGCCCGAGCAGCGCGTCCTTGCTGGGCCTTCATGAGTCCGCAGGTATTCTTTTCATTGGTTTGTTCATGGGTATAAGCGCCCTAGGAATCTTTCTGATCCCAGATTTTTATCCAAGTTTCTGGCGCGACATAACACCATCGGAGCAACTCGAACGAGCGCGTTCGATGGCCTTTACACTCTTAGCTATCGCCCCACTCTTTCATGCCTTCAATTGCCGCAGCACGCGCAACTCAATTTTTTCCGTCGGTCTTTTTCAAAACGTATTGCTCTGGGTCGCTGTCCTCGCAAGCGCAGCGGTTCATCTTGTGGCTATTTTTCTTCCAGTGTTGCACCCTGTGTTTAAGAGTCATCTGCTAGACCTCAACGAATGGTTGGTCGTCCTAGTGCTCTCCTTTTTGACCATTCCGGTTTTCGAGCTCTTTAAACTAGTAGCCTTGGCCATGAAAAAATAG
- the sppA gene encoding signal peptide peptidase SppA, producing the protein MQVFACGRYKTAAERFDSEQMSDAQREQTLEILQAVDASIRQAVARRFEHNPGAVDLLFQNTPCLGEAALNEKYVDVLCAKDELKEKLGLEGKGVFASRAERLLRYRKRTLWRPLLNKPAVAVIEIHGMIVAEQGQLMAKAVCEKSMLKAIAKAKKDKKLLGVLLDINSPGGSAEVSETVYRAIRKLSEEKPVVAYFSDVAASGGYFIGVAASSIVARPLAITGSIGVISMKPVLDRVLQGLGVKVERVEVSPHSTMFSPWRRLQHSEADIIRREADVFYQRFIDVVAKGRALSNEQVQEYAQGRVWTGEAAHRRGLVDELGGVATALDCLAKAIPGCGSGRELQTRTITVRKRQSVPAWLGASVGLLGRYGSDVGDLLNLCLSREKVFYYEPNLPTE; encoded by the coding sequence ATGCAAGTGTTTGCTTGCGGTCGCTATAAGACCGCAGCAGAGCGTTTCGATTCCGAGCAGATGAGCGATGCGCAACGTGAACAGACGCTAGAGATATTGCAGGCAGTTGATGCGAGTATTCGCCAAGCGGTTGCTAGGCGTTTTGAACACAATCCCGGCGCGGTTGATTTGTTGTTTCAGAACACGCCTTGCCTGGGTGAGGCCGCTTTAAACGAGAAATATGTGGACGTTCTCTGCGCAAAAGACGAGCTCAAAGAGAAATTGGGTCTTGAGGGAAAGGGCGTTTTTGCGAGCCGTGCAGAGCGTTTGCTTCGCTATAGAAAGCGTACGCTTTGGCGTCCGTTGCTTAACAAGCCCGCCGTCGCGGTGATTGAAATCCATGGAATGATTGTTGCTGAGCAAGGCCAACTTATGGCCAAAGCTGTCTGTGAAAAAAGCATGCTCAAGGCCATTGCGAAAGCCAAAAAAGACAAAAAGCTGCTCGGTGTATTGCTTGATATCAATTCACCAGGTGGTTCTGCAGAAGTGAGTGAAACGGTCTATCGAGCGATTAGAAAATTGAGCGAGGAGAAACCGGTTGTTGCTTATTTCTCGGACGTTGCAGCAAGCGGTGGTTATTTTATCGGAGTTGCTGCGAGTTCAATTGTTGCACGACCGCTAGCGATAACAGGTTCCATTGGCGTTATTTCAATGAAGCCAGTGCTTGACCGAGTCTTGCAGGGCTTGGGTGTCAAGGTCGAACGGGTTGAAGTATCGCCGCACAGCACAATGTTTAGCCCTTGGCGTCGGTTGCAGCACTCGGAAGCTGACATTATTCGACGAGAAGCCGATGTGTTTTATCAGCGTTTCATTGACGTCGTTGCCAAAGGCAGGGCGCTCTCGAACGAGCAGGTCCAAGAGTATGCACAGGGCCGCGTCTGGACCGGAGAGGCTGCACATCGGCGAGGGCTGGTCGATGAGCTTGGCGGTGTGGCTACTGCCCTTGATTGCTTGGCTAAAGCAATTCCGGGTTGCGGGAGTGGTCGAGAATTGCAAACTCGCACAATTACTGTAAGAAAAAGGCAAAGCGTTCCAGCGTGGCTTGGCGCATCCGTAGGGCTGCTTGGTCGTTATGGCTCAGATGTTGGAGATCTCTTAAATTTGTGTCTGAGCCGAGAAAAAGTGTTTTACTATGAACCGAATCTGCCTACCGAATAG
- a CDS encoding DUF222 domain-containing protein codes for MKRVEDIDQIGEEIGLLAAQISLATHRLLLLIRAFDEGGGPRKQGALSCAHWLSWRVGMSLGAAREHVRVAHALAELPTVDAQMREGKLSYSKVRAITRIATPANEARLVALALDSSASQLEKICRQYRKLQNLEEATEQGKMERYLRHWETDEGMVRFEVQLPKEEALVVLKALQAAQSEARETESDVSAETSEKRSGKISAETPEPEAAPSPASATDQSDALLMMAESFLAHGTASRPSAEQTQLYVHLKKDVLSEEDGWSARLEDGSRLAPETFRRLCCDSSLVAVKEDKHGNVLDIGRKARTIPPAISRALRLRDQGCKFPGCTHTKFLHAHHVKHWAHGGETKLDNLILLCTKHHRAVHEDGFTLSKQQNSWSFHTPDGTALLGAPTFPRERLRLVKSLPMPAPEHAETLMTEHYQHQPDYVTAVASI; via the coding sequence GTGAAAAGGGTTGAAGATATTGATCAAATTGGCGAGGAGATTGGGCTTTTGGCGGCTCAGATTTCGCTGGCGACGCATCGGCTGCTCTTGCTGATTCGGGCCTTTGATGAAGGCGGTGGGCCGCGCAAACAGGGAGCGCTTAGTTGCGCGCATTGGCTTTCTTGGCGTGTGGGGATGAGCTTGGGCGCGGCACGTGAGCACGTGAGAGTGGCGCATGCGCTGGCGGAACTTCCAACGGTGGATGCGCAGATGCGTGAGGGGAAACTGAGTTACTCTAAGGTTAGAGCGATCACGCGCATTGCAACTCCTGCGAACGAAGCGCGGCTGGTGGCGCTTGCACTTGATAGCAGCGCATCGCAGCTTGAGAAGATTTGCCGGCAGTATCGCAAATTGCAAAACCTTGAAGAGGCCACAGAGCAAGGCAAGATGGAGCGCTACCTGCGGCATTGGGAGACCGACGAAGGCATGGTGCGTTTTGAAGTGCAGCTTCCCAAAGAAGAGGCGCTGGTGGTACTGAAAGCTTTGCAGGCAGCGCAAAGCGAGGCGCGGGAAACCGAAAGCGACGTTTCTGCGGAAACTTCTGAGAAGCGCTCGGGAAAAATCTCCGCGGAAACGCCCGAGCCTGAAGCAGCGCCCTCCCCGGCTTCGGCGACGGACCAGAGCGATGCGCTCTTGATGATGGCTGAGAGTTTTCTGGCCCATGGCACGGCTTCACGGCCTTCGGCAGAGCAAACGCAGCTTTATGTGCATCTGAAAAAAGATGTGCTTTCAGAAGAAGACGGCTGGAGCGCGCGGCTTGAAGACGGCTCACGGCTTGCGCCAGAAACATTCCGGCGTTTGTGTTGCGATAGCTCGCTTGTAGCAGTGAAAGAAGATAAACACGGAAATGTGCTCGATATTGGTCGCAAGGCGCGCACGATTCCGCCGGCTATCTCGAGGGCCCTAAGATTGCGCGACCAAGGTTGCAAGTTTCCAGGCTGCACGCATACAAAGTTCTTGCATGCGCATCACGTTAAGCACTGGGCACATGGTGGAGAGACCAAGCTTGATAACCTGATATTGCTATGCACAAAGCATCATCGCGCGGTGCATGAAGATGGGTTTACGTTGAGCAAACAGCAAAACAGTTGGAGTTTTCATACGCCAGACGGCACGGCGCTGTTAGGAGCACCGACGTTTCCGCGGGAACGTCTTCGGCTTGTGAAATCGCTGCCCATGCCGGCGCCCGAACATGCTGAAACGCTGATGACCGAGCATTATCAACACCAACCGGATTACGTGACTGCAGTGGCGAGTATATAG